In Nitrospirota bacterium, the DNA window AACAGTATGTGTGAAGCGCACCTCGTGAAGCGTATCTCGCGAACACCACGAACGGCGCTTCACGATTCACGAGCGACGCCATGAGCCACGCAGTCATCGTCAGCGCCGTCCGGACCCCGCTGGGGAGCTTCAACGGCGTCTTCAGCCCGGTCCCCGCGACCAAGCTGGGGAGCCTCGCGATCGCCGAGGCCCTGAAGCGCGCGCGCTTGCCGGGCGACCGGGTGGAGGAAGTCCTGATGGGCTGCGTCCTCTCCGCCGGCCTGGGGCAGGCTCCGGCGCGGCAAGCCGCGATCGGCGCCGGACTTCCCCACTCGGTCGGCGCCACGACGGTCAACAAAGTCTGCGGGTCCAGCCTCAAGACCGTCATCATGGCGGCCCAGGCGATCGGGCTCGGGGAGGCCAGGATCGTCGTGGCCGGCGGCATGGAGAGCATGACCCGCGCGCCCTACCTGCTCGAGCGGGCGCGGCAGGGCTACCGGCTGGGGCACGCCGAGCTGGTGGACAGTCTCGTGAAGGACGGCCTCTGGGACGTCTACAACAACTTCCACATGGGCAACGCCGGCGAGCTCTGCGCCGCCAAGTATGGGCTCACGCGCGGCGAGCTGGACGACTTCGCCCTGGAGAGCTACCGCCGGGCCAAGGAGGCGATCGCGACCGGCGCCTTCAAGCGGGAGATCGTGCCGGTGGAGGTGCCGCAGAAAAAGGGCGGCCCCCTGCTCGTCGCCGAGGACGAGGAGCCGAACCGCGCGGACCTGGGCAAGCTGCGGTCGCTCAAGCCGGTCTTCCAGGAGGACGGGAAGCTGACCGTCGGCAACTCCCCCTCCTGCAACGACGGAGCCGCCGCGCTCGTGCTCATGGCGGAAGAGGAAGCCCAGGCCTTCGGCCTCAAGCCGATGGCCCGCATCGTCGGCTACGCGGGAGCGGCGCTGGCGCCCGAATGGTTCACGATCGCCCCGGTGGAGGCGATCAAACGGCTCTTCAAACGGACCGGGCTCTCGCTGGCCGACGTGGACCTGTTCGAGATCAACGAGGCCTTCTCCTCCGTCTCCCTGGCCGTCCAGCGGGAACTGGGCCTGGATTCGGCGAAGGTCAACGTGAACGGCGGCGCGGTCGCGCTGGGCCACCCGATCGGGGCGACGGGGGCGCGCATCCTCACGACGCTCCTGTACGCGATGGAGGCCCGCGGCGCCCGGCGGGGCCTCGCCAGCCTCTGCATCGGCGGGGGCGAGGCGCTGGCGGTGCTCGTGGAACGTGATGGGTGATCGGTGATGCGTGATGAGCAGTGAGGCTTACACAAGCGCTCACTTCTTACCCATCACCCATCACACATCACGAGGTCACAATGAAGCTCGACGACATCACATGCGTCGGGGTCGTCGGTCTGGGCCAGATGGGGAGCGGCATCGCGCAGGTGGCGGCCTCGGCCGGATGGGGCGTCCTCTGCTGCGACGTCAGCGACGCTTCGCTCCAGTCCGGCATGCAGAAGATCCGCGACGGGCTGAAGCGGGCCGTCGAGAAGGGCTCCCTCACCCCCGACCGGATCACACCGATCCTCGCCCGTCTCCGCACGACCGGCCGGCTCGACGATCTGGCGGAAGCCCACCTGGTCATCGAAGCGGCGCCGGAGAACCGGCAGCTCAAGGCCGACCTGTTCAATCGGCTGGGCCAGCTCTGCAAACCGGAAACGGTCCTGGCCAGCAACACCTCCTCGATCTCGATCACGCAGCTCGGCGCCGCCTCGGGCCGACCGGACCGTGTCGTGGGGATGCACTTCATGAACCCCGTGCCGGTCATGCGCCTGGTCGAGATCGTCCGGGGCCGCGAGACTTCGGACGAGACGATCGCGCTGGCCGAGGCCGTCGCGCAGCGGCTCGGCAAGGTGCCCGTGCTCAGCAAGGACGCGCCGGGCTTCATCGTCAACCGGGTGCTCATGCCGATGATCAACGAGGCCATCTTCGCCCTGCAGGAGGGGGTGGCGACGGCGGAGGCCATTGACCTCGCGATGACCGCCGGCACCAACCAGCCGGTCGGGCCCCTGGCGCTCGCCGACCGGATCGGCCTGGACACGGTGCTCGCGATCTGCG includes these proteins:
- a CDS encoding 3-hydroxyacyl-CoA dehydrogenase NAD-binding domain-containing protein, with the protein product MKLDDITCVGVVGLGQMGSGIAQVAASAGWGVLCCDVSDASLQSGMQKIRDGLKRAVEKGSLTPDRITPILARLRTTGRLDDLAEAHLVIEAAPENRQLKADLFNRLGQLCKPETVLASNTSSISITQLGAASGRPDRVVGMHFMNPVPVMRLVEIVRGRETSDETIALAEAVAQRLGKVPVLSKDAPGFIVNRVLMPMINEAIFALQEGVATAEAIDLAMTAGTNQPVGPLALADRIGLDTVLAICEVLHQDLNDPKFRPCPLLRQYVEAGWLGRKTGRGFYIYSREA
- a CDS encoding thiolase family protein, whose translation is MSHAVIVSAVRTPLGSFNGVFSPVPATKLGSLAIAEALKRARLPGDRVEEVLMGCVLSAGLGQAPARQAAIGAGLPHSVGATTVNKVCGSSLKTVIMAAQAIGLGEARIVVAGGMESMTRAPYLLERARQGYRLGHAELVDSLVKDGLWDVYNNFHMGNAGELCAAKYGLTRGELDDFALESYRRAKEAIATGAFKREIVPVEVPQKKGGPLLVAEDEEPNRADLGKLRSLKPVFQEDGKLTVGNSPSCNDGAAALVLMAEEEAQAFGLKPMARIVGYAGAALAPEWFTIAPVEAIKRLFKRTGLSLADVDLFEINEAFSSVSLAVQRELGLDSAKVNVNGGAVALGHPIGATGARILTTLLYAMEARGARRGLASLCIGGGEALAVLVERDG